A window of the Lactuca sativa cultivar Salinas chromosome 7, Lsat_Salinas_v11, whole genome shotgun sequence genome harbors these coding sequences:
- the LOC111901022 gene encoding G-type lectin S-receptor-like serine/threonine-protein kinase At4g27290 yields the protein MEGALMFLPLYLLFFHKIYATELDIISNSRFLTDGDTLVSATGVFELGFFRPGSSENRYLGIWYKKISLKTVVWVANRNDPLAPSSSNMLKISDTGTLVLFNNINGIVWSSNTTSSQNPTAKLLDNGNLVVNEKNSENVIWQCFDHPTDTYIPGMKYGRDLLTGKEWSLSSWKSTQDPARGEFSWSLDTSSYPQNLLKQGEVVKFRWPLSSIRFDRDSLLNRNISFTQNNESIMAFSYNLDNSSAVWRFTLNPLGEVERWVWVEEDKKWQLLMVLPKDICDTYNMCNGYGSCSVATFQTCACLDETRFMPRNQKSWEIAVWSGGCVKRTPLDCKSGTDGFIKYSNLKLPDAQISWFNRSMSRKECEAECLKNCTCMAYANTDIRFEGSGCLLWFNELLDIREIPESNGGQDIFVRIASSDLVVDKKGGANIKIILIVLFLGCLLLGFSATWFWFARTKRNGSEQMEEGKLLINVSEFQEDAMELPLFSFSTIANATARFSPENKLGEGGFGSVYKGLLEDRLEIAVKRLSKTSSQGLDEFKNEVICISKLQHRNLVKLLGCCIHGDEKLLIYEYMPNGSLDSFLFDRTQSLLLDWTKRLSIIKGIARGLLYLHQDSRLRIIHRDLKASNVLLDKDMNPKISDFGMARSFRGNETQAKTKRVVGTYGYMSPEYALNGLFSIKSDVFSFGVLVLEIVSGKRNWGFIHPEHDNNLIGHAWSLYNEGRSMELVDERLAESCHPSEVIRSIKVGLLCVQQNAADRPNMSSVILMLGGEGSLSQPKPPAFFLGRELLVAAFPSRTYPDGSINNLTITEVDGR from the exons ATGGAAGGAGCACTTATGTTTCTTCCTCTTTATTTACTTTTCTTTCATAAAATCTACGCTACTGAACTCGATATCATTTCGAATTCACGGTTCTTGACAGATGGAGACACGTTGGTCTCAGCCACCGGAGTTTTCGAACTGGGATTTTTTAGACCAGGTAGCTCTGAGAACAGATACCTTGGTATTTGGTACAagaaaatctctctcaaaacggTGGTTTGGGTCGCAAATAGAAACGACCCGCTCGCACCTTCATCATCAAATATGTTAAAGATCTCCGACACAGGAACTCTCGTCCTCTTCAACAATATCAACGGTATAGTTTGGTCATCCAACACAACATCATCACAAAACCCAACTGCGAAGCTTCTCGACAATGGTAATCTGGTTGTCAATGAAAAAAACAGTGAAAACGTTATTTGGCAGTGTTTTGATCATCCAACCGATACTTATATACCCGGCATGAAGTATGGGAGAGATTTATTGACTGGTAAGGAATGGTCTCTATCGTCATGGAAGAGTACCCAAGATCCAGCTCGAGGTGAATTTTCATGGAGCCTTGACACAAGCAGCTATCCTCAGAACCTACTAAAACAAGGTGAGGTGGTCAAGTTCCGTTGGCCACTGTCAAGTATACGGTTTGATAGGGATTCTTTACTAAACCGGAATATAAGTTTTACACAGAATAATGAATCAATCATGGCTTTTAGTTATAATCTTGATAATAGTTCTGCAGTATGGAGGTTCACTTTGAATCCATTGGGGGAGGTAGAACGTTGGGTGTGGGTAGAAGAAGATAAAAAATGGCAGCTACTCATGGTATTACCAAAAGATATATGTGATACATACAACATGTGTAATGGTTATGGAAGCTGCAGTGTTGCGACCTTTCAGACATGTGCTTGTTTGGATGAGACAAGATTTATGCCGAGAAACCAAAAGAGCTGGGAGATAGCAGTTTGGTCGGGTGGTTGTGTGAAGAGAACGCCATTGGATTGCAAAAGTGGAACAGATGGGTTTATCAAGTATTCTAATCTGAAATTGCCAGATGCACAAATTTCGTGGTTTAACAGGAGCATGAGCAGAAAGGAATGTGAAGCAGAATGCTTAAAAAATTGTACTTGTATGGCTTATGCAAATACGGATATAAGATTTGAAGGAAGTGGCTGCTTGCTTTGGTTCAATGAACTTTTGGACATCAGAGAGATACCTGAAAGCAATGGTGGTCAGGATATCTTTGTAAGAATTGCTTCCTCTGATTTAG TTGTCGACAAGAAGGGTGGAGCAAACATTAAAATCATCTTAATTGTACTCTTTTTGGGGTGTCTTCTCCTAGGCTTCAGCGCTACATGGTTCTGGTTTGCAAGGACAAAAAGGAATGGTAGTGAACAAATGGAGGAAG GAAAACTGTTGATTAATGTCTCTGAATTCCAAGAAGATGCCATGGAGCTACCACTGTTTAGCTTCTCTACAATAGCAAATGCCACTGCCAGATTTTCACCTGAGAACAAACTTGGAGAGGGTGGATTTGGATCAGTTTATAAG GGTCTGCTAGAAGACAGACTGGAGATTGCAGTTAAGCGTCTCTCCAAGACTTCAAGTCAAGGACTTGATGAATTCAAAAATGAAGTCATTTGCATTTCAAAACTTCAGCACCGAAATCTTGTGAAACTCCTTGGTTGTTGCATACATGGAGATGAAAAGCTGTTGATCTATGAATACATGCCAAACGGAAGCTTAGACTCATTTCTTTTTG ATAGAACGCAAAGCTTGCTCCTTGATTGGACAAAGCGGTTGAGCATTATCAAAGGAATTGCTCGAGGACTTCTTTATCTACATCAAGATTCACGATTAAGAATCATCCATAGAGATCTTAAAGCTAGCAACGTTTTACTTGATAAAGACATGAACCCTAAGATATCGGACTTTGGCATGGCTAGAAGTTTTAGAGGAAATGAGACCCAGGCAAAAACAAagagagttgttggcacata TGGTTACATGTCCCCGGAGTATGCATTGAATGGTCTTTTCTCAATAAAATCGGATGTATTTAGCTTTGGAGTTTTGGTGTTGGAGATTGTGAGTGGGAAGAGAAACTGGGGATTTATCCATCCTGAACATGATAATAATCTAATTGGACAT GCATGGAGTCTATATAACGAAGGAAGGTCAATGGAACTGGTTGATGAAAGGTTAGCTGAATCCTGCCATCCATCTGAAGTGATAAGATCAATTAAAGTGGGGTTGTTATGTGTTCAACAAAATGCTGCAGATAGGCCAAACATGTCATCTGTAATTCTAATGTTGGGAGGTGAGGGTTCATTATCGCAACCTAAGCCACCAGCTTTTTTCTTGGGAAGGGAATTACTTGTAGCTGCTTTCCCTTCAAGAACTTATCCAGA